CCCTTATGTAAAGGTCCTGGGTTTGATAattcaatattatatttatttatatatttatatactatttatatttgataaaactattttatattttaagatgatttttgcatatattgtgtgtacatgtatacatatatagtgGGCAGAAGTGCCTAAAGCAGAACatcatcaaataatttttttttgtaatagctataaccaaaaaaaaaaaaaaaaaaaggttgtatTAGGTAGGATAAACAGTTCACATCAGAGGCGGGGCCGCAGCCTCTCCCAGAAGCTCCCCTGTCAGCCGCTGGCCAACTCTAGCCTTCCTCTCTGCCGGTTCTCCAGCCTTTCCTCTCCTAAGCCCACATCAGGCACTGACCTCACACCGCCCTGCTGGGTACCACGGCAGCAACCCCAACAGCCTCCACAGTGACATCACAAATGGGACAGTAATGTCACACCATGGCCCAGGTGACAGTGGCAGCAGCAGCGGGCACAGCTCCGCACCTGCCCTTTGTGTGTGCCTTCCCTCTTTgccttccctgctgcccagaaGGGGTCTCCACCCTGTTTCTCCTGTTCTCCCCGTCCTGCCCGGCTGGGGACAGGGAGCCCTCCTTGGGACAGGGAGCCCTCCTCGGCAAAGGCAGCTGGGGCCCGCTAGGCTGTGGCAGCTCACCAGATGACGAGGCTGGTGCCAACAGCGTTGTTGGCTGTCAAGAGGGGCTGCTGCATGGGAAGCGACTTAGGGAGTCCGAGCAGCTGTGGGCCGCTGTAGCCCACAGCCCCAAGTCCAGAGAGTGGAGATCCCCTCAGTGAGGGGAGAAAGGGAGTCGGGTGCACTTGGTGACCCTGAGGTTCCGTCTCATCTGCCCCGCGGCCGTGAACCCACCACGGAAGGATGTTGTCATTGCTTTCTGCTGGTGCTGGGACGAGGGTACCCTCACAGTAACAGCAGCATGTCGACTGGGGACAGTTTTGAGACTCGGTTTGAAAAAATCAATGACCTGTTGCAGGAACCCAGATCAGAACTGAATTTGGATTGTTTGCTGGGTGGACTGGATGCTCTGATATTTGATTTAGATTTTCCTGCCttaagataccacaaaaatattGACTTTTTAAGCAGATATAAAGACACAATAAATGCAATTAGAGATTTACGAATGAAAGCTGAAGATTATGAAGTAGTGAAGGTGATCGGTAGCGGTGCATTTGGAGAAGTTCAATTGGTAAGGCATAAATCCACCAGGCAGGTGTATGTTATGAAGCTTCTCAACAAATTTGAAATGATTAAAAGATCCAGTTCTGCTTTTTTCTCGGAAGAAAGGGACATCATGGCTTTTGCTAACAGTCCTTTGGTCATTCAGCTTTTTTAATGCATTCCAATATTATCATTACCTCTACATAGTGATGGAATACATGCCTGGTGTAGATCTTGGAAACTTAATAAACAACTATGATGTGCCTGAAAAATGGGCACGATTCTAAACTATGGAAGTAGTTCTTGCACTGAATGCGATTCATTCCATGGGTTTCATTCATAGGGATGTGAAGCCTGAAAACATGTTGCTGGATAAATGTGGACATTTGAAGTTAGCAGATTTTGGTTCTTGCATGAAGATGAATAAGGAAGGTATGGTACAATGTGATAGAGCAGTTGGAAACACCCGAGTATATTTCCCCTGAAGTATTAACTCCCCAATTGCTGATGGTTATTATGGACGAGAATGTGACTGGTGGGCAGTTGgggtatttttatatgaaatgcttGTAGGTGACACACCTTTTTATGCAGATTCTCTGCCTGGAATTTTTAGTAATATTATGAACCATAAAAATCCACTTATCTTCCATGATGATGACGACATATCAGAAGAAGCAAAAAGTCTTAGTTGTGCCTTCCTTACTGAGCGAGAGGTGAGATTCGGGCGAAATGGTGCAGAAGAAATCAAACAACATCTCTTCTTCAAAAATGATCTGAGGGCTTGAGAAACACTCTGAGACACTAGCACCAATTGTACCAGATTGAAGCAGTGACATTGATACAAGTAACTTTGATGATTTAGAAGATgatgaaatagatgaagaaatattCCCTATACCTAATGCTTTTGTTGGCAATCAGCTACCTCTTGTAGGATTTACATATTCTGGCAATCATAGATATTTGTCTTCAGCTAATCCTAATGATAATAGAACTAGCTCTAATGTGGATCAAAGCTTGCTGGAAATTCGCaaaaaaaacatgtataaacTGGAAGAACAGCTGCATAATGAAATGCAATTAAGTACAGAGCTTCAAACATAAAACTAGACAAGATAATGAAAGAACTGAATGAAGAGGGAATCTAAGAAGAAATCTAGAATCTACAGGGTCTCAGATTGAGGAGAAAATGTTGCTACAGCATAGAATTAATGAATACCAAAGAAAAGCAGAACAGGAAAATAAGAGGAGGAATGTAGAATATGAGTTTTCAATATTGAAGGATCAGTTGGAAGacttaaaataaatcataattcACAGCTTGCTAATGAGAAGCTGGCACAATCACTAAAGCAGCTTGAAAAAGTCAATGTTACTTAGGACAGAGGTAGACACAGCTGTAAGATTAAGGAAGAGTTTCACAAAGATGAGCACATCGATTAGTCAGCTAGAGTCCCTAACCAGAAAATTGCAGGAGAGAAATAGAATTTTAGAGAATTCCAAGTCACAGATGGACAAGGATTATTACCAGCTGCAAGCTGTGTTAGAAGCTGAATGAAGAGACAGAGGTCATGCTTCCGAGATGGATGAGTGGCTCAAATTACATCTTTACAAGAGGAGGTGAAGAATCTCAAACATAATCTTGAAagagtggaaagagaaagaaaagaagctcAAGACATGCTTAATcactcagaaaaggaaaagaataatttaGAAATAGATTTAAACTATAAACTTAAATCATTACAACAATGGTTAGAACAAGAGGTAAATGAACATAAAGTAACCAAAGCTTGTTTAACTGGCAAACATCAGTCTATTGAAGAGGCAAAATCTGTTGCAATGTGTGAGATGGAAAAAAGGATAAAGGAACAGAGGCTCACGAGGAGGCTGAAAGTAGGGTTTTGTTCAGGTTGAGAAGCAGTGTTCCATGCTAGATGCTGATCTGAAACAATCACAGCAGAAGCTTGAGCATTTGAtagaaaataaagagagaatGGAGGATGAAGTTGAGAGTCTAAGTCTTCAGTTGGAGGGAGAATCAAATAAGTGACTGTTGTTACAAAATGAATTGAAGACTCAAGCATTTGAAGCAGATAACTTTAAAGGTCGAAAAGCAGATGAAACAGGAAATAAGTACTTTATTGGAAGCAAAGAGATTATTAGAATTCGAGTTAGCTCAGTTTACAAAACAGTATAGAGGAAATGGAGGACAGATGCAGGAGGTGCAAGATCTGCTTGAAGTTGAGCAATATTTCTCGACACTTTATGAGACCCAGGTAAAGGAACTTAACAAATtgaagaaaacaacagagagaatttaaagaaaatgcaagaactacaaaatgaaaaagaaaccctTGTCACTCAGTTGGATCTAGCAGAAACAAAAGCTGAGTGTGAGCAGTTGGCTAGAGGGCTTCTGGAAGAGCAGTATTTTGAATTGACCCAAGAAAGCAAGAAAGCTGCTTCAAGAAATAGACAAGAGAGTACAGATAAAGATCACACTGTTAGACTGCTTGAAGAAACAAACAGCATGCTTACCAAAGATACTgaattattaagaaaacaaaatgaagagctGATGAATAAAATGAGGAAGGTAGAGGAAGaatataaatttaagaaagaggaagagattaGTGATCTTAAGGCTGCCTTTGAAAAGAATATCTACATGGAACAAACCCTAAAAACACAGTCTGTTAACAAgttggaagaaataatgaatcGGGAAGATTTTACAATTGATAGAAAGAAAGCTAATACACAGgatttgaaaaagaaggaaaaggaaaattgaaaGGCACAATCAGAAGTATCACAGACTTCAGGGTCAAGATGGGGGTTACTCTGTCCTTGCTTTGGCAGAAAAGCACACTGagggtttttgtttcttgttttttttattgtgggtTTGCCTACAGGTAGATTAGATTAATTATTACTATGTAATGCAAGTATAATTGTGGGAAAGCTTAgctagatacatatatatatatttttaaaggtgctGCCTCTTTGAATTTCTCAGAAAATGCCTCTCAGTCATCATAGAACAGTTTTTCTCATATGAGTGAGGAAGGGACTTTCACTTTCATGTGGAATGGACATCACTATCAAGATCAGCTCatggaaggaataaagaaaatatgtcaaaatgaGACAACCAAAATTCTTTTCAATGACTTCAGGTTCTGTGGTCTTGCAAGACTATACAAAACTATacaaaactattttaagaaaGCAGTGACATCACTTGACTTCAGTGCCCTCACTCCAGAATTTAAGATTCACTGTTGGGTTGCCCATAGTGGACTTGATGGAGAATAATATCTTACATTATGCTTTACAAAATACTGTATGTGTTTCAGCAAGTCGGTAGATTGGGAATTGGgagatggcaaaaaaaaaagttacatttaaTCTATGCATTTTTGCCAAGCCATACTGAGTTATTTTACTACCAGAGACATTAGGAACTAACATTAGAAGCAATTTTAAGAGCATTTTGTGGCATACA
The DNA window shown above is from Manis javanica isolate MJ-LG chromosome 3, MJ_LKY, whole genome shotgun sequence and carries:
- the LOC108409640 gene encoding LOW QUALITY PROTEIN: rho-associated protein kinase 1-like (The sequence of the model RefSeq protein was modified relative to this genomic sequence to represent the inferred CDS: inserted 6 bases in 4 codons; substituted 2 bases at 2 genomic stop codons) translates to MLLRTEVDTAVRLRKSFTKMSTSISQLESLTRKLQERNRILENSKSQMDKDYYQLQAVLEAEXRDRGHASEMDXVAQITSLQEEVKNLKHNLERVERERKEAQDMLNHSEKEKNNLEIDLNYKLKSLQQWLEQEVNEHKVTKACLTGKHQSIEEAKSVAMCEMEKRIKEQRLTRRLKVGXFVQVEKQCSMLDADLKQSQQKLEHLIENKERMEDEVESLSLQLEGESNKXLLLQNELKTQAFEADNFKGXEKQMKQEISTLLEAKRLLEFELAQFTKQYRGNGGQMQEVQDLLEVEQYFSTLYETQVKELXQIEENNRENLKKMQELQNEKETLVTQLDLAETKAECEQLARGLLEEQYFELTQESKKAASRNRQESTDKDHTVRLLEETNSMLTKDTELLRKQNEELMNKMRKVEEEYKFKKEEEISDLKAAFEKNIYMEQTLKTQSVNKLEEIMNREDFTIDRKKANTQDLKKKEKEN